TCAGCGATGGTCGTTGGAGCCATGCAGGCGAATTCACCATTCCTTCCTTGCTGTTCCTATACATCGCAGGTTGGATCGGCTGGGTTGGTCGTAGCTACTTGATCGCAGTTCGCAAAGATGTTGCAACCGCAGCTCAAAAGGAAATCCTCATCGATCTTCCTCTTGCAGTTAAGTTTTCACTAACTGGCTTTGCATGGCCACTTCTTGCTCTTAAGGAATTTGGCACTGGTGAACTCGTAGCTCCTGAAAATGAAGTTACAGTTTCGCCTCGCTAGTTTTGATATCTAGCGATCGCTTTACCAACTGCTCCAAAGTGTTTTAGTTAGATCTTTTAACACTTTGGAGGATTATAAAAACTAACTATCTAATAAGGAGAACTCTATTGAACGGCTTTTTATCCTCTGCTCCTGTTGTAGCTGCTGTATGGCTCACCATCACTGCTGGTATCTTGATCGAAGCTAACCGCTTTTTCCCAGACACCCTAACCTTCCCTTTCTAAATTAGTCAGGATTCCTCATATTTTATGGCGTGGCTTTGCCACGCCATAAAATTTAAGTTCTAAATTAATCATAGTTTCTTAAATTTCGTAGTGCGGCAAAGTCACGCCACAAAATTTAAATTCTAAATTAGTCAGGGTTACTTATTTTTC
The sequence above is drawn from the Pseudanabaena yagii GIHE-NHR1 genome and encodes:
- a CDS encoding Photosystem I reaction center subunit IX, with the protein product MNGFLSSAPVVAAVWLTITAGILIEANRFFPDTLTFPF